AATCAAAGTTCCAAGAGACATAACGATGACTCCATGGTCCCCAGAACTCTGGACAAAGTCCTCCAGGTCCTGAGGCAGAGCTTTTGCAGGTTTACACTGAAATCCTCCCATATAGACAACGTTAGGCATAGTCGGACGAGGAAACTCAAACACAAAGTCAACTCTCATGAGCCAAAGGTCTGCTGCTTGAAACAGAGAGAAATAGTCAATGTCTGGGCCCAAATGTTTTTCAATCACAGCTTTATAGTGTGGTAAGAGAAATGCAACTTGAATTTCTGTGACAGCATAAACTATGACATTAAGAAGTCTTTGGAAAAAGCTCATTTTATCTGAAAGTTCAGTCCCCGTCATTGGAATGTAAGAGAGAGGAGAAGGTGCAATTGTCATATGGCCTTCACCAGTTGAAGTCCACCTAACATTAAAAACAAGAGGTAGACCCAGATAGCGAGCAACAACGGCACCTGCTGGACTAACAGGATCTGTCAGGACAAGATCATATTTGGCATCCTTTATAGACTGCATCAGGTGTTTGTCTTCAAGAAGAACCTCAATTGTTTCACTTATTGTTTCACTCATCTTAATAGAGCTTTGCATTATCTCCATTTCAAGTTTAAAGCGCATCCAGGCAGACTTTCCCTCTCTTTGGATTTCTAGTAACTTGGCCACAAAATTTGATAAGAAGTCTTCATCAAATCCAGAACCTGTACCGAGTGTAATTGCAGTATAGAATGGGGAGGTTTCCTTGATGTACCAGCTGTCTGATGACCGTACAACAGAAACCTCATGGCCTCTTGAATGCAGTTCTTCAATTATGACCTTCATGTTCACCCAGTGGCTTCCGTCAATGGGGAAGACTAACACTTTCCCACCAAAAACAAGACATGGACAGAGGATGCAGAGGGCGATCCACACACCAGGACAGCGCATTTTGAGCCTAAAGtttggaagaaaaagaaaatgtaaaatcatCATTAAATTTTTCAAAGGCCTAGGTTTGATTTCAGCAATATTAAGAAAGAAACAAAGTCAAATGAAAAACCCTTGTAACCTAGATAAATATTAAGAATgttatatatttaaatattaaaatgacaCTTGCTTCTTGTCTTGTAATACCTTACAGCGAAGTTAAGTTCAAAATAGGCGATGATAGATACATTGCATATATGAGGATATTTTCTAGTAATTTACAGCATATATCATTAATACTTCTCCTGCCTCTCCCAAAACCTATAACACATATTTTTAGTTGACATCTCCATTTCCTGTATAATACAATGATGCACTTATGAATAAGATAAATATGATAGATATAGACCTAAATCATTTGATTAACACGGATCCATTTATTTTTAGGACAATGTTATAAACTGAGTGACAGACCTTATTAAACTAAGTTGCTCTTAATTTTATAAATACACTCTGAATTGtttctctttaacccataaagacccagacacccatcatcaaccaaaatcatcaactgatctaaaatgtttaataacttctaatccacaaatcctattaatacatttaaataattcgagtaaaaaacagtttgtcatcttttcacggtcatcagatacgacccatttggacgttcagaggctccgtagtgaacgtggaaacattgtcatcttctgcaacattgattgaccagtcaaacccatggagtcagatcaaagacagtggatagagacactgggtTAATGTTCTGTTAacaatagatttgactgaaaaagcccatttttcttcggttttctctgtttttgatataataaccttcaactttaatctgagcttttatgaatatctacatgatcagtgaattaaatataggaaaatacatgatttacattggcaaaaggcaaaatacagaggataaaatcatAACAAATGGTggtaaataatttaagaaaggttaaatatagagaaaattcacttgggaactgacataaaagtagctctgagtctttacgggttaaaagaTTATATCAGGGTAACACGCTAAATAGTATTGCCTCTATATCATTCTGTAACTTTTAATTAGATCACCTCAAACCTCAAGATGCAACCTGATTATGTTTCCTAAATGCAAAATGATATTAGACATTTTCATCAGATAAATGCATCATGTTAGCTTCTATTTATTAATCCCATCAAATTAGATGCATTCAGACTGAAGATTAATTGGCTAAAAACCTTAAAATATAGTAAAGCAATACAAGATCCAGTATTAAATGTGTATGGTTTAACTTAACTGTGCTCATTTACTTGCTCTGTAATGTAATGCTCATGCAATATGTAGAGCTAAGAGCATCTCAGCGACTGCTATAGTAAGAAAATTTATTACCCAACATATATGTTCAAAGGTAATATCATAAAGGTGGTTCTGTtccaaaacaaaatgaagctATTAATTGTTTCCATTAACaaaagcaggaaaaactaaactaaatagcGTTACCTTTTTTGGCATCCAGTGAGAATATTTTTCAGTGATTCTTCTTTTTCAAAGCACAACGCACCTGCTGTACCTTCCACATTCAGATGTAGAAAGACTTTGGTACATGAAGATCATGTTGTTAAATGCACTGGAGATAAGAGAGTACAAAGGGCAAAAACAGAACTACGTATTAAAATACCTGTGAATTTTCTAGTTTCCTATAAATCCTGCTTTATTGTGATGACATTATTCCAATCCCTGTCTCTGCCTCTAAACAGAAATGActaaaaacaaatagaaatatatcatagttaaatttttttttattgacaatgAGGTCTTTTTCATGATCTGTCCTTTAAGAGTATTCTCATATTGCAATACTCATCAAAGCAGAGTACAGTGAAGTTGAAAGGCTTTGTTGAAATAGTTCATTAAATTACTGCATTGATTTTGTCATGAACAGTTTATGTTTTCTTTTACTATTCAggttttcattttattaaattataaaaatgaaagaaaaataaactgttaCACACATGCAGTTGttgaaattattttgtttatgATGCATAAACTGATTTCACTTGTTAAAACTGGCTTGTCACAAGTGGTGTTCCACTTTTAGCTCtttcaatacagaaaaaaatacagtcaAGTCAAAGATCGGTCGAAAAATTACTACATTAAAAGGTTAATTCTTTGCCATTTAAAACCAATTATAGACAAGCTGGTTGTGCTACAATAATGTATGACTCAGTATATGATttaaccatttataataataataactttatttgtatagcacctttaaaaacaaagtttacaaagtgctttgacagagggcacaacagcaggatacacgaagaaaataaaataaaaacactaaaacagaagcaacacaattagagagatgtatgaacaagttaattatcaaacaagatcaaatttaaaattaaaactaaaaattaaggttaaaaaggcagtagacatcacataaaagcaattctataaaaatgtgttttaagaagtgatttaaaagatgttactgattccgcaagccttatctcctcgggcaggccgttccaaagttgaggggccctgatggaaaatgcccggtcaccttttgatttaagcctcgacttcaGAACAgctaggagccctctgcccgaggatctaaggctgcgtgctggctcgtagtcaaTTAACATTTCTtgtatataacttggggccaggcccattcgagctttaaaagtgatcagtaaaatcttaaaatcaattctaaaacatacagggagccagtggagggatgcgAGGATGGGAGTGATATGACGGTGTCtgctaaaaccagtgagaagcctagctgctgcgttctggaccaATTGGAGGCGAGAGAGTGATTTTTGGCTGATGCCGGACAGAAGAGAATTACAGTAGTCAAGTCTGCTgaatatgaatgagtggatgattgTTTCTAGGTTGTGgtgtgggactattggtttgattttggaaatAGTTCGTAGCTGGAGGAAACAGGATTGTATAACTTTATAAATGTGTAATTGGAAGGAGAGGTCTGAGTCAAATATTACCCCGAGATTTCTTGCGGTGGGAGTAATGTTTGAGGAGAGGGGACCGAGGCTATTTTTTATTGCAATGGTGGAGTTTGGTGGACCGAACAGTAGGACTTCTGATTTGGAGCTGTTTAGTTGAAGGAAGTTCTGGGCCATCCAACGGCTTACATCATTGAGGCAGTtagacacagcagctaggcttctggagtcatccggtctcaggggcaggtatatctgtgtgtcgtccgcgtagcaATGAAAGGAGACGTTGTGGCGTttaaaaatctcaccaagtgggagcatataaatagaaaataaaatcgggCCTAAAACTGAACCCTGCGGTACACCACAGGCAATCTGGGCTTTGGAGGATGTGTGGTTGCCTATGGTGACCGCAAAGGTTCTGTCTAAAAGGTAAGAATAAAACCAGCTAAGAGCAGTGTCTCTGATGCCAACCCAGGTTCTAAGACGTTCGATTAAAATATTATGATCCACAGTGTCAAAGGCGGCACTGAGatctaaaagaattaaaatagcgCTCTCTCCTCTGTCAGCTGTTAAAAGAAggtcattggtgaccttgaggagGGCAGTTTCTGTACTGTGTAAAgctctaaaaccagactgaaatttCTCAAAGAGGTTGTAATCAGacataaaagctaaaagctgGGTTGAAACTACTTTCTCTAAAACTTTAGATAAAAATGGGAGTTTAGAAATAGGTCTATTTAGAGTTTTTAGTTCATCAGTTTTCATTTTCCTTTCAAACATATTTAAAATcagcaaaaatgaatataataagtGCAATTGTTAATGACAATGACACAATGTGACAAGGCAGTGTGTCAGACTGAATACCAATGGATCACATATTGTATTTACAGCACAATGAATATGGgatatggaaaaaataaactttttttaaagaagacAATATACTTGCCAACGTGTTCCTGCTGCTCTGTTaatcatgttttctttttgttttcacacaaaatttggaGCACAAACACCTAACGAAACCAACGGAGGTACACAGAACTATGAGCACAACTCCTGATAAGAAAAGCATCACATCCACAGAGTGATACGAATACCATGGCATTCTGTAGGAATCTGTTCTCAGGTGAGCTGCACCTTTGTGTCTCATGACAAACTCAATCCAGAAGAGGGCGGTGTCCAGAGGCTTCATGGGCTGGTCTCTGTGCAGTCTGGACAGTCTCTGCATGTTCATCCTGTACGAAGGATCATTCAGGACTTCCTGGATACCCTGGTAAAAGATGTCTTGATCCATTGAAAAAATATCAATGATCTTCCCAGCACCTCTTACATCGATTCTTAATAGATTATCAGGCTGATCAAAGATCAGTGGTAGTCCCAGGATAGGGACTCCATGGTAGATCGCCTCTTGAACTCCATTAGTTCCTCCGTGAGCTATAAATAGTTTAGTCTTGGGATGTCCTAAAAGGTCATTCTGTGGCATCCAGTCGACCAGTAAAGTGTTGTTTCCCAGTGAGGCCGGTCTGTCACCTGTGTACCTCCAGATGACTTTCTGAGGTAATTTGGCAAAAGCTGCAGCGATCTCATCAGTCAGGTCACGAGGAAGCACTCCAATCAAAGTTCCAAGAGACATAACGATGACTCCATGGTCCCCAGAACTCTGGACAAAGTCCTCCAGGTCCTGAGGCAGAGCTTTTGCAGGTTTACACTGAAATCCTCCCATATAGACAACGTTAGGCATAGTCGGACGAGGAAACTCAAACACAAAGTCAACTCTCATGAGCCAAAGGTCTGCTGCTTGAAACAGAGACAAATAGTCAATGTCGGGGCCCAAATATTTTCCAATCACACCATGGTAAAATGGGCAGAGAAGCACTTCAATTTGTACTGCAGTGTAGAAATAAACTATGACATTAAGAAGTCTTTGGAAAAAGCTCATTTTATCTGAAAGTTCAGTCCCCGTCATTGGAATGTAAGAGAGAGGAGAAGGTGCAATTGTCATATGGCCTTCACCAGTTGAAGTCCACCTAACATTAAAAACTAGAGGTAGACCCAGATAGCGAGCAACAACGGCACCTACTGGACTAACAGGATCTGTCAGGACAAGATCATATTTGGCATCCTTTATAGACTGCATCAGATGTTTGTCTTCAAGAAGAACCTCAATCATTTTGCCTGATTTTTCATGGATTTCAGTGCCCTTTTCTATCATTTCCATTTCGAGTTTAAAGCGCATCCAGGCAGACTTTCCCTCTCTTTGAATTTCTAGTAACTTGGCCACAAAATTTGATAAGAAGTCTTCATCAAATCCAGAACCTGTACTGAGTGTAACTGAAGTATAGAATGGGGAGGTTTCCTTGATGTACCAGCTGTCTGATGACCGTACAACAGAAACCTCATGGCCTCTTGAATGCAGTTCTTCAATTATGACCTTCATGTTCACCCAGTGGCTTCCGTCAATGGGGAAAACTAACACTTTCCCACCAAAAACAACACATGGACAGAGGACGCAGAGGGTGATCCACACACCAGGACAGCGCATTTTGAGCCTAAAGtttggaagaaaaagaaaatataaaatgtatacTGCTTTCTGCCATctgctgattaaaaaaaacctacTTGACTGCAGTTTGTTTATTGACTCAAACAAAAGCATTCAGACTGACAACCTTTAAAAGTTCTAATATAATAGATAACTGTCGATGTACTTGTCTGCTGCCATAGTAAGATAATATATATCAGTTAAAATGTAATGTTTACAAAGTAGTTCCCATCCTAAAATATTGTCAATATGAATTGTTTCCATttgcacacaaaaaacaaagaaagttaCCTCTTTTGGGATCCAGTTAAATATATTCCAGCGTCTCCTCTTTCTCAGCCAGTTCTTCCAATGTTAAAATGAGAAGACGACTTTGGTTCTTGGAGAAATTCTCCAGAGATAAGACGATACAAAGGGCAAACACTATGGCCCACAGGCATATAAAAGTACAACCTAACATAAATTTTAACTATCAGTTGTCTATCCTGTGTCCTGCTTTGGTGCCATTGAATTATTCAGTTTCACTCCTTCTACAAATAGAGATTAAGATAAAGAATGAAATGCAAATATGGTTTAACTTAGGTTTGGGTCACATGATGCTAAGTAGAAATGTGACCACAAGTACAGATTTAGCAGCAATGTTTTCACTTTGCACTCCTTCAGTTTCTCTGCTCTATTTAGTGTTTTGCTCCTATTGATATGGCAACCAagagcacctactgatctaaaatgttgggAATTGTTGAACCACTGATCCTAAAATCCTTCAGTCATACAACACTGACAATAGCCACCAATACATTTAACTAACTGTGGTAACATGCTGTtcctcaaccttttttttttggcatcagatatgacccatttggatgatcagagggtcaacagtgaacatggaaacaccattccACATATTGGAATACTgcttcatcaataaaacccatgcacttggacaaaaatgacaatggttgtagacttgtttttatctttgcttaataatatattttaataagaaaaaacatttttgcttGAGTTTTCTCCATTCTGATATGatcacctttgaatttactctgacctgGTCTGAACATCTGTGtggtcagtaaaataaatacaggaaaatcccTCTGTctcactgaaaaacacagaggataaaataataaatggtgatgtgtCACTTAAGGGTTGTGCAATGTCTTATATGCGTTGGTTGTTTTTATGAAAAAGCCAAATGGATGgagaaaataatcaaatgtaaCTAAGTATGACATAGTTACTTTAAAAAATCAAATGGAGAGTACCTTTACTTTAAGAATATATACTATGCACTATTACTGTACTGTTCTGTAACATAAGTGTATtatatgctatgctatgctatgctattatattatattatattatattatattatattatattatattatattaccatgggtgtcaaactcattttaattcaagtgtcACATTCAACCCAATCTAATTTCAAGCAGgctggacaagtaaaataatagcctaacaacttataaataatgacaactcaaagttttctttattttagtgcaaaaaacacaacattacagtacaaaaatatttacatgtatcaactatcctttcattaaaaaatctgaataaccagttagccccccccccccccccccaatcttcCCCCTTCTGATTTCATGATATGGTTTGGTCCATGTGCTAGAGGGTCTAGCTGATGCTAGTAAATATACTTCCatccaaaaagtaaaactatattaaatttgtatttgtatataaatgtaaaaaaaaatacaatatcattggaaaaatattatcaaaatgttaAAGATAGCACCTTTCTCATCAATCTTGCAAAAAATCATAAATTCCATTGTAAGCAGAACATTTATACATCCTTACACAATGTTATATTTTTAGACTTTGTATGGTTTGTGGCATTGAATTGGTGGAGCCTGTTGGAATTATTATTCAGttgaagaacatataaaaacctaagcattatataattagaatgcaatatgttataaccatgatttctatgttttagaattgGAATGTTATATGTTATAGCTATGATTTCTATGTTTTGCAATTGTAATGTAAAATGTTATAACCATGATTTCTATGTTTTGTAATTGGAATGTAAAATGTTATAGCAATGATTTCTATGTTTTGTAATCATAATGTAATATGTTATAACCATGATTTCTATGTTTTGCAATCGGAATGTAATAAGTTATAGCTATGATTTCTATGTTTTGTAATCAGAATGTAATAAATTATAGCTACGATTTCTGTGTTTTGTAATCGTAATGTAATATGTCATAACcatgatttttatgttttgtaatcAGAATGTAATATGTTATAACcatgatttttatgttttgtagTCAGAATGTAATATGTTATAACTATGATTTCTGTGTTTTACTGATTTGCCCTGAGTTGTGTGATATATTGCCATTAGAAGGTTCCAAGCTTTTAAGGGTAGAATGGAAAAATACAGAGTGTCACAGGTGGGTTAGCTTTGTTTGTTGTTATATTAGCCATATAGAGAAGAGTTCAGGAGGCCTGTGGGGCAAAGACAGGGGGTGAGAATGGAGCAGACAGCTGTGGTGTGGGGGATACGTGAAGGTGTTGGCTGAAgttaggaggaggaagaaaacacCCCATGGGAGAGTATAAAGAAGCAGGGAAAAGATAATTCTTGGTTCTTGAGGAAGGGGAGTCAAAGATTTGGGTCCTTTGCTTTGAGACTTTATGTCTGTGGGCCAGGGAGACtgagggcattttcacacagtatacttGAATCTGTATCTGAGTACGCTGGACCCccaagtctgcttaattttatccatgtgaatgcaaccgttccGTGCTCAAGTACTGTGCccaagtccagttgagaaggtagtcctgggtccagGCTGCCAGTACTCCAGCACGGTACGTTGGTGTGTGAATGTGATCTGTGCCTgagtccggaagtgacctaatcaccactccgacaacggaagtgggttaatcaccaccAGACGgcactcctgttgtctcctgaaaaagcctcggatccacgTGACACGGGCTCGCCTTACCGACCGGACCActtggtgatatatcagggacaatgaaaGCCGCTCTTTTCTCTTTGCCtaaaacaggctaacagataggtaagggtttgtcatCTTCTGAATTCTGCGTTTGTAGGATaatgacagaattccttccacactgccacctactgtttcagccctgtaacactcATTCATACTCGGGCACAGGCTGTAGTACACGTGTGTGtgcgcaacatctgcaggaaaggtgtgaacgtattcAAGTACGGTACGGACTTGAGTATGCTGTGTGAAACCACCCTGATTCTCATTAACCttgggagaccacagatctgtATAAGACTGATTAATGCTCATTAAATGATTGATAAATTGCTATTCTTAAATCTTGTTTCAGGTTTGTTTTATGGTCAAAGTAATTACCAATATAACGAACATGAGGGatagagaattggagtcagattcATAAATAGAATCCCAAAAAGCCCAAAGTGATATTTTTTCTATGAGACCCCAAAACCCTGGCGGCATCCCTGCATGTGCCAACCTGACCTGGGCACTATTTACTAATCACGTTTTCTTTTTGTTCTCAGACATAATTTGGACCACAAGCATCTTATCAAACCAACAACGACACCCACAGTTATGAGGACAAGTCCAGATAAGAAGAGCATCACATCCACAGAGTGGTACGAATACCATGGCATTCTGTAGGACTCTGTTCTCAGGTGAGCTGCACCTTTATGTCTCATGACAAACTCAATCCAGAAGAGGGCGTTATCCAGAGGCTTCATGGGCTGGTCTCTGTGCAGTCTGGACAGTCTCTGCATGTTCATCCTGTACGAAGGATCATTCAGGACTTCCTGTATGGCACTTTGAAATATATTCCTATCCAGTTCAGAAACGTCCAGCTTCATTGCGACACCCTTCGCTCTTAATCTGGAGAGGTTGTCGGCTTGATCAAACACAAACGGAATGCCTACAATAGGAATGCCGTGATATATAGCCTCATAGATTCCATTTGTTCCTCCGTGACTTATGAATAGTTTCATTTTGGGATGTCCTAAAAGGTCATTCTGTGGCATCCAGTCGACCAGTAAAGTGTTGTCTCCCAATGTGGTGGGTCTGTCACCTTTATACCTCCAGATGACTTTCTGAGGTAGGTTTGCAAAAGCTGCAGCGATCTCATCAGCCAAGTCATGTGGTAGATCTCCAATCAAAGTCCCCAGAGACATAATGATGACGCCATGTTCCCCTGAACTCTGCACAAAGTCTTCCAAGTGCTGAGGCAGAGCTTTTGCAGGTTTACACTGGAATCCTCCCATATAGACAATATTAGGCATAGTTGGACGAGGAAACTCAAACACAAAGTCAACCCTCATGAGCCATAAATCAGCTGCTTGAAAGAGAGAAAAATAGTCTACATCTGAGCCAAAGTAGCGGTCCACCAAAGGAGTATAATGTGGTCCAACAATCTGTTTGTACAGATGCATCCTCATGGTGTAAAAAATCACGTTTTTAACCCTCTCAAAGAAAGTCATTTTATCGGTTAATTCTGAAGGTGGAAGTGGGACATAGGAAAGAGGGGAGGGTGAAATTGCAAAATGGGCCTCACCATGAACAGTCCATCGAGCATTGAACACTAACGGCAGGCCCAGATAGTGAGCCAGCATCACTCCTCCTCCATTAGCAGGATCAGTCAAAACTGCATCAAACTTGGCATCTTCAATGGATTTCATAAGCTCTTTATTCTCAAACATATGCGCCACCAGTTCACAgactttctggtgtaattcagaaAATTTGTTCTTTAACTCCATGTCTAAAGCAAACTGAGTCAAAGCAGAGCCCTTGCCTCGTTTGATTTTAATAATTTCATTGACAAAGAGCCGGAAGAAATCCTCATTTCCACCACCAGCATAATCCACCGTGACAGCACTGTAGAAGGGGGATGCTTCACTGATGTACCAGCTGTCTGTAGGCCGAATGACCGTCACTTCATGTCCCCTCGAATACAGCCCCTCAACAAGTACCTTCATATTCACCCAGTGGCTGCCGTCATGTGGAAACACCAGGACTTTCCCACCCTGGATGGTTGGCGTGAGGACAGCCAAAAGGATGATGACGGAAGCCACTGATAAAGGCATCTTGGAAAAATCTCCTCTGAATGTGAGATCTGCAACGTAAATagaattggggggaaaaaaaattactagGTACCCATGGAAAGTAAAATGTGAACAACGAGAAAGCCCTGTGGATGTATTCCTAGAATGTATGGCTCTTTGAATATTTTCATAAACAGTAAAATATAGAGTTTTAGAACAAATGTCTAGAATattaagatggatggatggatggatggatgtgttaaatgttgtgtttattgttatttgttcctatgTCATCAACATTTTCTCATCCCAGATTCAGTAGGCTACTAGAATActggacaacaacaacaacaacaaaaatgccTGGTACTGGAAGAAACATCCAGCTTTGACTAAATTGTGGTGATATTAATTCATAAATCAGATATCTCCAGCACATGAGGATTTTGAGTTATGTACACATGTAAAAAACACTAAATTTTCCCATCTTGTGTCAGTGCCTTTTACTGAGTCTTCACAACCTGAAGCTAACATTTGCTAAATCAGTCATATGTACAGTTATGAACACCAAGTTCATTGAAGAGCAAACTTAAGTATTTGTGCTTATCATTTGACTTAAAATTGTTCGCAAACATTTCAGACCCTCGGCCTTGTTCTGCTGTAGAAACCAACAATAATCAGGGTCATCTTTGGGTTGAAGTGACCCTGGTACCTTCTCTCCGTTTCAGAAATATCTTGATGAAATTGTTCATGATACTCACTTTCATCACCCAAACTGcttggaaaaaaaatccaggtgCGAGTCGAGTGGAGGAAATTAAATTTGAGTGAGATTCTGCAGACCATCTGTTCATGTGCTTTTGTTATTTACATAAGTATTTGGTCATAATTTGGAAATCTGTTGTTGCCAAGAAAACTTTGCACCACATA
This sequence is a window from Sphaeramia orbicularis chromosome 3, fSphaOr1.1, whole genome shotgun sequence. Protein-coding genes within it:
- the LOC115438721 gene encoding UDP-glucuronosyltransferase 2A2-like isoform X8 — encoded protein: MPLSVASVIILLAVLTPTIQGGKVLVFPHDGSHWVNMKVLVEGLYSRGHEVTVIRPTDSWYISEASPFYSAVTVDYAGGGNEDFFRLFVNEIIKIKRGKGSALTQFALDMELKNKFSELHQKVCELVAHMFENKELMKSIEDAKFDAVLTDPANGGGVMLAHYLGLPLVFNARWTVHGEAHFAISPSPLSYVPLPPSELTDKMTFFERVKNVIFYTMRMHLYKQIVGPHYTPLVDRYFGSDVDYFSLFQAADLWLMRVDFVFEFPRPTMPNIVYMGGFQCKPAKALPQHLEDFVQSSGEHGVIIMSLGTLIGDLPHDLADEIAAAFANLPQKVIWRYKGDRPTTLGDNTLLVDWMPQNDLLGHPKMKLFISHGGTNGIYEAIYHGIPIVGIPFVFDQADNLSRLRAKGVAMKLDVSELDRNIFQSAIQEVLNDPSYRMNMQRLSRLHRDQPMKPLDNALFWIEFVMRHKGAAHLRTESYRMPWYSYHSVDVMLFLSGLVLITVGVVVGLIRCLWSKLCLRTKRKRD